The DNA sequence TGGTTCACAAACTTGTGCTTCCCCTTATCACCACACACAGCAAGCATCGTGTTCCATGTGATTCGGTTTGGAGAACATCCATTTATTCTCATATCACCGAGTATCTTTATCATTTCCTCCAACCGTGACTTCTTTCCCAGCAATGCAAGAATAGAATTATACGTGCACACATTCGGAACACATCCCGATCGCTTCATCTGGTCAAATAACTGCAATGCCTTCATCTCCTTACCTGCCCTACCATAGGCATTAATGACAGTAGTATAAGTCACAGCATTCGGCATCACGCCCTTGCGTGTCATTGTTTCAATGACAGAAGCTCCTTCCTCGTGGAATCCAGCCCGAACATAAGCAGCTACAAGCTCATTGTAAGTAACAGAGTCCGGGTTGCAATTATTATCCTCCATTTCTTTCAAGATGTTTAAAGCCTCTGAGTAGATCCCTGCTTTTCCAAACACTTGAAGTAGAGCATTGTAAGTGACAGTTCCTGGCTCATAACCACTTGACTTCAATCCAACAAAGAACTCTTTGGCTTCATTTAGAAGACCTTCTCTTCCACAAGCAGATATCACAGTACTACAGGTGAATTCATCAAATTCCAAGCCGTCACTTCTCATTTCATCCAACAATCCTAAAATCTTATCCCAAGAGCGACCCATTTTCCCATAAACATCAAGCATGACATTATAAGTAACCAAACTTGGAGATAGCCCACAGTCCTTCATTCTCTCAAACATGGCAATGGCATGCTTATACTTACCACTGCGAGAATAAGCGTGAAGAATCGAGGTGCAAGCTCGAACATCAAGCGAGTATTTGTCAATGGGAATTTCGTCGAACACCTTGAGTGCAGTTGAATATTTCGATTCTCTTCCAAGAATTTTTATCATAAGTTCAAAAGCTTTGTTATCTAATTTCACATCGACAGAGCCAGAGTTCGACACAAACCATTCAAACAACACAATAGCTCTCTCACTATTACCCGAATGATCTAGCGCTTTCAACAGACTCACCAAATCAATTTCAAGCAACTCAAACTTGACAGAatcaaaaaaatcattcaagctatCAAAAGGCTGTTCAACGATTGAATTAAGTAACCACATACCCTTTTTGTAGAGAAATTGAGGAGACCCATCTCGAATTTCCTCGTCATTGTACAACACGGGTTTCTTCATCTGAGGCCGTTCTCGCTGTTTCTTGTTCGAATCCACGGAAATTCGAAGCGAAGGCAAATGGGGAACATTCTTTTGCGCAACATTTGCAGGTTTGAGCTTGCGAGCACTGTCATTGGGCGGCAGGGACAGTTGAAGAAGATGCTGAAGAAGGGTATCGATCGGAGGGGAGGAAGAGGGCAGCGAGGGAGGCGGAGGAGGTGGAAGAGTTGTCGAATTGAACCGCAAAGTTTCAGCTGGTTGATTGGGTCTACTCACTGGAAGTGGAGATTTGTTGGGGAAGATAGCGCCTTCCATTTGAGGTTCGAGCTCTTCAAAGCAATAAAAATGGCGAAATTGAGCTCGATTATTGACGAACAGGAAGAACGAGGCGACTAATTGCACAGAGTGAAAGGCTTAGCTAACCATTTGAAGAAGGAACGGTTGGCCTTCATTTGAAGAAGATGGCATATAGCCATTTCAGGGGAAGATTGACATTTCAAGCCACATATAACTTATTTGATCTTTTTACTGGATAAAGTGATGAGCTagagttttttatttttttattttttttatttttttttaataatttatttctttttgctcGAGAAAAaaccattaattaaaaatttcaacttaACGACTAGTTCTCAAGATTCAGATTAGGATTCAGAATCCAGATTCGACACCTTATGGTCTCAGCATTCTCGCTtcttaagaataaaaattattcacaCAGACCAACACAACCATAAGACAACTAACTCGGGGCATGCatggtgtcacggtcatgctcgtccaaggcgtgttgcccatggccgtatgcccatgacaagcccaaccctttatgtcttctCATattagtgttttacttttgtatttttaggaagtatgacgtttcagaaatatcatgtctaggcctgtcagacatgaaatgcctcataATGTACTATAGGcggatacgactagttgtcaacttctccctacccaaggttatatagagacgttgttatttctctcttgcttgcttatataatgtctctttcaaaaatctctctttcgaaaatctctttctgccctcattttctaaaatttctcttaaaaccgaggctagaggctcgagcatacgttgtttggccgtaggcgatgcaagaacgaattggcttagctcacttgtcgttggaaagtgagtgtcgcacaatcgcaagtcccctgccatcaaaagtgcgattgtgacacatGGCTCATGCTCCCCCTTGATTGCCTATGAGAGGAATTGACTTTGCACACGTTCCTTATAGGTTTGagcatttcatgtttttttgaGTTGATTTAGGTTATCACGATCAGATTTTCGAGACTTTGACAAATCAAACCGTGATGAAAAAGAGAACACAAAATTGGTATTGTTCTAGTTATTTACAAATGGAAAAAGGGTGCGGGAAAAAAATCAGTACAAACGACAACCTAAAAGAGGTAGAAAATAACATTGACGTCCTAGGTCGACATCCCCCTGTGACAGTGCAACTCTCGAACACCTCCCCACCTTGATCGatacttaaaaaagaaaagaaaaaatgggtGAGTATAAAACACTCAGTAAGCCGTCTACctgtaggctctcatcgcatcctAAACCTAATATGTTTCCACGAGCTTGTCATAGGGTGCTAAGAAATTCGGCCTAGTTCAGGTATCCTCTGAATGTTACCTCACACCACAGTGGTATCTATCATGAGCTAATTTATTTGTGTAGTCCCTCGTCTCCTCCTAGAGTGGGTTTCCTCCACACACAATAGTAGCTCCTCAGTATACTACATATTTAGTCTATCGTCCACTCTTAGACAGATTTGTTTTACACACAATAGTATATCCTCAATCAACTACTTGTGTAGTCCCTCGTCCCCGTCTCAAGGTGGGTTATCATACATACAGTAGCAATTTCTCATGTAGCCCACTTATGTAGTTTATCGTCCCCTCTCAAGGCAGGTTATCATATATACAGTGGTAGCTTATCATATTGTCTACTCGCATAGTTCGTCTACACCTATTAAGGTGAGCTATACTCTACATGCAGTACCGGGTCTTCGGGTCGCTATTTATGTAGTCTCTTGTCCCTCATCGGGGCGGGTTATATCTTACACACATAGTGACTCCCCAAATAGTTCCATTCGCGTTATCATCGATCTTATGTCTTCTCGTAGTTCATCTTGGGTATCGTGGAGATATATTAGGTTCTAAGGCGTCTAGACGGATTAGGTCACAACAAACGTTTTCAGGTCGCTCAGGGTTAACTCCTTGTCGCTAAGCCAAATCTTAGGGTACACATAGGTCTCTGATTGTTGCTAGCACCCGTATGGCAGATCACAATATTACCATCCTCCATAAACATTTAATAGACGTGCGTCATCTATTCTCATATAAGGGCATTTCCGTAATTTTCCTTTACATACATGCACACCTATTCAAATTTGCTTATTTAAGTTCTAAACATGCATATCCTTACCACTTAATGTAAGATAAGCTTGCATGCTAGCATTCCTAGCGATTTTTATGGATTTACTTGCCTAGAGTCTGTGTGGCTACTCACCGAGGTGAACCATGTCCTACAGGTATTAGTTTTtctatgattttattttatatttttttaggttcTCGAGGTCATTCCGagcatttctttcttctatcGTATTCCCAAACTCGACCTCTAATgtcttcaataaaatattggaaatttgatcattaaatggaaaattcaagaaaattagTTTTCAATAGGGTTCGGGCGTCACAAATTCTCCCTTCCTTAAAAACTTTTATCCTTAAAAGTTGCTTACGCCTGGCTTTAAGGTAGGTTAGCCTCATATTCACTATTCTCGATCGAACACCGCGTCATTCCCATGCTTGTTTTGTAAGTACCACCTTGAGTTTCTTAACTATTAGCGTAAGTCTAATCCCTAGAGTACTTTTAGGTCTTCTCAATCTCGGCCTTTTACGGTATGGTACGACCACGTAGGTTCTAAGGTTTCTAATTCTAGCATAAATGTTCATCAATCATTTCCATCATACATGAATGTTTCccctctttgagcttcccacaaggctttaaaacgactctgctagggaaaggtttccgtacccttataaagggtgttttgttctcctacccaaccaatgtgggacatcacaatccaccccccttcgggccccagcgtcctcgctgacactctttcctttctccaatcgatgtgggatccagccaaatccaccccctttgggcccagcgtccttactagcacatcGTCTCGTGTTTACCCCATTCGGAGAACAACCTCATCGCTAGCACatagtccggtgtctagctccgataccatttgtaatggcccagatccaccgctagcagatattgtcctctttgaactttctctttcggacttcctctcaaagctttaaaacgcgtctgctaggaaaaggtttctatacccttatagaaggtgttttgttctcctccccaaccaagtgggacatcacaatttgGGTCTcaaaaatttatgttatacGCACATCAcaataattcaattcaattagCTAAAACTCGCCTCCAACAACATCAcaataattcaattcaattagCTAAAGATACAGACTACTTCaactaggggtgtacatggtccgggttgggggatttttttgacccaacccaaaagttcgggttggttggattggtaacccaacccaacccgaaacttttcacaacccaacccaacccaacccaacccaacccaaccctctattttcgggttgggttgtcattttttttaaaattttatttacacacaatttataattattcggaagataaaatatattaaaagttcacaaacacaaattaacctataattattgataaattattgacaaataataataataaattcaataaaaaataacgagcgaaaattgtaacatattaacataattcaacattgtcataaaattaaagacaaTTAAATATcgacattttttagaattaattaaaataacaaaaatacaagaatagatcatgaaattaaataaacaataaaaacgaTTAGTTTAAGAGTAtggtatataacaaaaataaaaaatatataaaaatattttaattgaaatatacttatttataagctactttaaattattagaaaaataaaaatgtatataaattatgatataataatactacaataaatagataataaatatattataatttagaatatattttaaaattatatatacatataatttatgaacattGATTTGATctaaatatcttaaatataaatatattaataaaactagtTATATGTTAGTTTATTAAAGTgtttagttaaaaataataaaataatataaacgaaacaaagaaattaaaaataaaaacaaatatatgtaTTTGGCTAACGTCAAACTCGGGTGAAATGTTCTTCAATACCATTCTGACAAACCCACTAATACAAAaagattcttaatatattttatataatttaatttggctcgggtcaacccgaagGTTTTGCCCATGAACTCAAAATcgaaccgattcagttcgggttcagaaaaatgaacccaacccaacccttatagttcggttgggttggtccgggttgtcgggttgccGGATTGAATGTACATCCCTAACTTCAACTTTGtctttaatcattttaagAGTAAAATAAAGTCGATGTTACACGAGATATTAAGAGTATATACATTTCATCCAAttataacaattaatttatttttaaaattaattaataaaatataatttcacttttaaaaaattatatatttagagAACTATCTacttaatttaactaataataattcaaaaatcaaaattttaaatttttatatattagcTGTAACGTCATTttagtataaattttttgaagaataaaaaaattaaaaaaattaataatggaaatttattttaaaaattaattattttgatttaatttattggatttttaattatctctAATTGGTACGTTGATGCAGACAGAAAAGGACGGAGATTTTATAACACGCGAGgacttttttgtaatttcctttttttcttttttggaaataattgtggatatttatttatttatttcctcgTCCTTTTGCTCAACTGTTCCTACGTACCATGTGACCtccttcaattattttattgaaaatatttcttttttaattatttattactaaaatttatatttcttttcttataatttttaactaaattttaaattttagatttttgagaatgtttattaaaataataataataataaataataaacaaaattaaataattatccaaTAGAGTTTTTGTAGGACCAATCAAAACGAaataaaaaggataatattgTCTAATAGTCATTTTCGACAAAGGTTATTCTTTGAAACGGAACAACAACCTAAAGTCGTGCACGTTTACGCCGTTCTATATAtgcttaattttcaattgaatAAACAACTAAattgtttagattttttttattaaaattttgttttacttgaatattaaaaaaaatattatagaacGAAAAAGTTAGCGTCTTATAAAACaatgaggtttccacacccttgtaaagggtaAAACGgtcttttgttctcctccttaACTAACGTGAGactctcacaattcaccccctacCCCCTTCGGGCAATAGCCTACTTGCTGGCATAtggtccggtgtctggctctgataccatttgtaatgacccaagcccatcgttagtagatattgtcatctttgggctttccctttcgagcttccccccaaggctttaaaacgtgtttgctagggaa is a window from the Cucurbita pepo subsp. pepo cultivar mu-cu-16 chromosome LG07, ASM280686v2, whole genome shotgun sequence genome containing:
- the LOC111799257 gene encoding pentatricopeptide repeat-containing protein At2g18940, chloroplastic-like codes for the protein MEGAIFPNKSPLPVSRPNQPAETLRFNSTTLPPPPPPSLPSSSPPIDTLLQHLLQLSLPPNDSARKLKPANVAQKNVPHLPSLRISVDSNKKQRERPQMKKPVLYNDEEIRDGSPQFLYKKGMWLLNSIVEQPFDSLNDFFDSVKFELLEIDLVSLLKALDHSGNSERAIVLFEWFVSNSGSVDVKLDNKAFELMIKILGRESKYSTALKVFDEIPIDKYSLDVRACTSILHAYSRSGKYKHAIAMFERMKDCGLSPSLVTYNVMLDVYGKMGRSWDKILGLLDEMRSDGLEFDEFTCSTVISACGREGLLNEAKEFFVGLKSSGYEPGTVTYNALLQVFGKAGIYSEALNILKEMEDNNCNPDSVTYNELVAAYVRAGFHEEGASVIETMTRKGVMPNAVTYTTVINAYGRAGKEMKALQLFDQMKRSGCVPNVCTYNSILALLGKKSRLEEMIKILGDMRINGCSPNRITWNTMLAVCGDKGKHKFVNHVLREMKNCGFNPGRDTFNTLISAYGRCGSEIDAAKVYGEMIKAGFTPCVTTYNALLIALAQRGDWKAAESVFLDMRKKGFKPNETSFSSMLHCYAKGGNVRGLERIEKDIYDGHIFPSWVLLRTLILANSKCRAVKGMERAFEELIKNGYKPDMVIFNSMLSIFAKNNMYERAHEMLHLIREAGLQPDLVTYNSLMNMYARRGECWKAEEILSGLIKSGEKPDLVSYNTVIKGFCRQGLMQEAIRIMSEMTARGIRPCIFTYNTFVSGYAGRGMFAEVDEVINYMIQNNCRPNELTYKIAVDGYCKARKYQDAMDFVSQIKNIDDSFDQHSTRRLASHIRELMNS